One window of Erwinia aphidicola genomic DNA carries:
- a CDS encoding AzlD domain-containing protein yields MSWILLFTLAAVVFFNRYVFLEPRVPVRLPSLVREALKYSAPCLLTAICGPIILLNDGEIRALTSNPYLYGAMAGIVIALFVRNMILSVLLCLSVFYLISWSIV; encoded by the coding sequence ATGAGCTGGATACTGTTATTCACTCTGGCTGCCGTGGTGTTTTTTAACCGCTACGTCTTTTTGGAACCGAGGGTGCCTGTGCGCTTGCCCTCGTTAGTACGTGAAGCATTGAAATATTCAGCGCCCTGCCTGCTAACGGCAATATGTGGGCCGATTATTCTGCTTAACGATGGCGAAATAAGGGCGCTCACCTCCAATCCTTATTTATATGGAGCGATGGCAGGAATTGTCATTGCCCTCTTTGTGCGAAATATGATTTTGTCAGTCCTGCTATGTCTTTCCGTATTTTATCTCATTTCTTGGAGCATCGTATGA
- the ftsY gene encoding signal recognition particle-docking protein FtsY, giving the protein MAKNKKRGFFSWLGLGRDEKAPEEEVKETLEQQPSADTPVAKDTPAAEATPASDAPSTSLAEPEPAPEKVAEEIVAVTQSVAEQQAEEARVVAAPVAAEPEPVVVTPEPEVITAVEEEILPEEIAAEEEVIDDASLEAAALAAESVDAALAAEIIEESAEEAEEPEEAEEVAAAVVEQERPGKEGFFARLKRSLVKTRQNLGSGFISLFRGKKIDDDLFEELEEQLLIADVGMETTRRIISNLTAQASRKELRDAEALYGLLKTDMAAILSKVEQPLDVSGKTPFVILMVGVNGVGKTTTIGKLARQFQAEGKSVMLAAGDTFRAAAVEQLQVWGQRNNIPVVAQHTGADSASVIFDAIQAAKARHVDVLIADTAGRLQNKAHLMEELKKITRVMKKLDDQAPHEVMLTIDASTGQNAISQTKLFHEAVGLTGITLTKLDGTAKGGVIFSVADQFNIPIRYIGVGEGIEDLRSFKADDFIEALFARED; this is encoded by the coding sequence ATGGCAAAGAATAAAAAACGTGGCTTTTTTTCCTGGCTGGGCCTGGGGCGTGACGAGAAAGCGCCTGAGGAAGAGGTAAAAGAAACGTTAGAACAGCAGCCCTCTGCCGATACCCCCGTTGCTAAAGACACACCGGCTGCTGAAGCAACCCCTGCCTCTGACGCGCCATCAACATCGCTAGCCGAGCCGGAACCTGCCCCTGAAAAAGTGGCAGAAGAGATTGTGGCGGTCACGCAGAGCGTGGCGGAACAGCAGGCGGAAGAAGCGCGTGTGGTTGCAGCACCGGTAGCGGCTGAACCTGAGCCTGTCGTGGTGACCCCAGAACCCGAGGTGATTACCGCTGTAGAAGAAGAGATCCTGCCGGAAGAGATTGCCGCTGAAGAAGAGGTGATTGACGACGCGTCGCTTGAAGCCGCCGCGCTGGCAGCGGAGTCGGTTGACGCAGCGCTGGCCGCCGAAATCATCGAAGAGAGCGCTGAAGAGGCTGAAGAGCCTGAAGAAGCTGAAGAGGTTGCAGCGGCGGTGGTCGAGCAGGAGCGCCCAGGTAAAGAGGGCTTCTTTGCCCGCCTGAAGCGCAGCCTGGTGAAGACCCGTCAAAACCTCGGTTCCGGCTTTATCAGCCTGTTCCGCGGTAAGAAAATTGACGACGACCTGTTTGAAGAGCTGGAAGAGCAGCTGCTGATTGCCGACGTCGGGATGGAAACCACCCGCCGTATTATCAGCAACCTCACCGCTCAGGCCAGCCGCAAAGAGCTGCGCGATGCCGAAGCGCTGTACGGCCTGCTGAAAACCGATATGGCCGCCATCCTCTCTAAAGTGGAACAGCCACTGGATGTGAGCGGTAAAACCCCGTTTGTTATCCTGATGGTTGGCGTGAACGGCGTGGGTAAAACCACCACCATCGGCAAGCTGGCGCGTCAGTTCCAGGCCGAAGGGAAGTCGGTGATGCTGGCGGCGGGCGACACTTTCCGCGCCGCAGCGGTTGAACAGCTGCAGGTGTGGGGCCAGCGCAACAATATTCCGGTGGTCGCGCAGCATACCGGTGCGGATTCCGCGTCGGTGATTTTTGATGCCATCCAGGCCGCCAAAGCGCGCCACGTGGACGTGCTGATCGCCGATACCGCCGGGCGTTTGCAGAATAAAGCGCACCTGATGGAAGAGCTGAAAAAAATCACCCGCGTGATGAAGAAGCTCGACGACCAGGCGCCGCACGAGGTGATGCTGACGATTGATGCCAGCACCGGCCAGAATGCTATCAGCCAGACTAAACTGTTCCACGAGGCTGTGGGCCTGACCGGGATCACCCTCACCAAGCTGGACGGTACGGCGAAAGGTGGCGTGATCTTCTCGGTGGCGGACCAGTTCAACATTCCTATTCGCTATATCGGCGTTGGCGAAGGTATTGAAGATTTGCGATCGTTTAAGGCTGACGATTTTATTGAGGCACTTTTTGCCCGAGAGGACTAA
- a CDS encoding lysoplasmalogenase: MIWSFLAVLFSGWLYVDASYRGPQWQRWVFKPVTLLLLLAWAWQAPVLKTTDYLILLGLLATLIGDALTLLPNKRMLYAIGAFFLSHLLYTLCFASQMTLSFFWPIPLTLLIIGAALIATVWSRLEELRWPICTFIGMTILMVWLAAEQYFFRPTDYSFTLVAGAGLLLLANIVWLISHYRRRFNADRAIVAACYFAGHFMIVRSLWL; the protein is encoded by the coding sequence ATGATTTGGTCTTTCCTTGCGGTTCTTTTTTCCGGCTGGCTGTATGTCGACGCCTCTTACCGCGGCCCGCAGTGGCAGCGCTGGGTGTTTAAGCCCGTCACCCTACTACTGCTGCTGGCGTGGGCCTGGCAGGCGCCGGTACTGAAAACCACGGACTATCTGATCCTGCTTGGCCTGCTGGCGACGCTGATCGGTGATGCCCTGACGCTGCTGCCCAATAAGCGCATGCTGTACGCCATTGGCGCATTTTTCCTCTCGCATCTGCTGTATACCCTGTGCTTCGCCAGCCAGATGACGCTGAGCTTCTTCTGGCCGATCCCGCTCACTTTGCTGATTATCGGTGCGGCGCTGATCGCCACCGTGTGGAGCAGGCTGGAGGAGCTGCGCTGGCCCATCTGCACCTTTATCGGCATGACGATACTGATGGTGTGGCTGGCAGCAGAGCAGTATTTCTTCCGCCCGACCGATTACAGCTTTACCCTGGTCGCCGGTGCCGGACTGCTGCTGTTAGCCAATATTGTCTGGTTAATCAGCCACTACCGTCGCCGCTTTAACGCCGACCGGGCGATTGTTGCCGCCTGCTACTTTGCCGGTCACTTTATGATCGTGCGCTCCCTGTGGCTGTAA
- the ftsE gene encoding cell division ATP-binding protein FtsE, with product MIRFEQVSKAYLGGRQALQGVDFHLRPGEMAFLTGHSGAGKSTLLKLICGIERPSAGHIWFGGHDISRLKSREVPFLRRQIGMIFQDHHLLMDRSVYDNVAIPLIIAGASGEDIRRRVSAALDKVGLLDKAKSFPIQLSGGEQQRVGIARAVVNKPAVLLADEPTGNLDEALSAGILRLFEEFNRVGVTVLMATHDMGLIGSRNYRLMTLNQGRLHGGHRGE from the coding sequence ATGATTCGCTTTGAACAAGTCAGTAAGGCTTATCTCGGCGGTCGGCAAGCGCTGCAGGGGGTAGATTTTCATCTGCGTCCCGGTGAAATGGCGTTTCTGACCGGACATTCCGGGGCAGGTAAAAGTACCTTGCTGAAGCTGATCTGTGGCATTGAGCGCCCGAGCGCCGGGCATATCTGGTTTGGCGGCCACGACATCAGCCGTCTGAAAAGCCGTGAAGTGCCGTTTTTGCGCCGCCAGATCGGGATGATCTTCCAGGATCACCATCTGCTGATGGACCGCTCAGTGTATGACAATGTGGCTATCCCGCTGATCATCGCCGGGGCGAGCGGGGAAGATATCCGCCGCCGCGTGTCGGCCGCGCTGGATAAAGTGGGCCTGCTCGACAAAGCGAAAAGTTTTCCTATCCAGCTGTCCGGCGGTGAGCAGCAGCGCGTGGGCATTGCCCGTGCGGTGGTGAACAAACCGGCGGTGCTGCTGGCGGATGAACCGACCGGTAACCTTGATGAAGCGCTGTCGGCAGGCATTCTGCGCCTGTTCGAAGAGTTTAACCGCGTCGGCGTTACCGTGCTGATGGCGACCCATGATATGGGGCTGATCGGCAGCCGTAACTATCGACTGATGACGCTCAACCAGGGACGTCTGCACGGAGGTCATCGTGGTGAATAA
- a CDS encoding DUF2500 domain-containing protein, with translation MKPPLIFFIVLAIIAILATRQFIKQRREVAVNDASPVRSLIVEVKTKREFPAPNRRSRQRENIPVEDMRYEAWFHPLNGAGDFKLELNAGDYHQIDKGVKGELKVKGTRFVSFSTNASR, from the coding sequence ATGAAGCCACCTCTGATCTTTTTTATCGTGCTGGCCATTATTGCCATCTTAGCCACGCGTCAGTTTATCAAACAGCGGCGTGAAGTCGCGGTTAACGATGCTTCGCCGGTGCGCAGCCTGATTGTGGAAGTGAAAACCAAACGCGAATTTCCGGCGCCGAACCGCCGCTCGCGCCAGCGTGAAAATATTCCGGTGGAGGATATGCGCTACGAGGCGTGGTTTCATCCGCTCAATGGCGCAGGGGATTTCAAGCTGGAGCTGAACGCCGGCGATTATCATCAGATTGATAAGGGCGTGAAGGGAGAGCTGAAGGTCAAAGGCACACGATTCGTTTCGTTCAGCACCAACGCCTCTCGCTGA
- the ftsX gene encoding permease-like cell division protein FtsX, producing the protein MVNKRNPRPAAAKAVKQKQPSKSKALKGGWQEQWRYAMHGSLSDMWRQPLATLLTVMVIAISLTLPSVCYMVWKNVSQAAEQWYPAPQLTVYLSKTLDDDAAESVVAQLKKEEGVEKVNYLSREEAQGEFRNWSGFGGAMDMLEQNPLPAVAIITPKLNFQNSDTMNSLRDRVSKVQGIDEVKMDDSWFARLAALTGLVGQVAAMIGVLMIIAVFLVIGNSVRLSIFARRDTINVQKLIGATDGFILRPFLYGGAMLGFAGALLSLVLSQVLVLRLESVVTQVASVFGTTFALHGLAWDESLLLLLIAAMIGWIAAWLATVQHLRRFTPQ; encoded by the coding sequence GTGGTGAATAAACGTAATCCGCGCCCGGCGGCAGCCAAAGCGGTGAAGCAGAAGCAGCCGTCAAAAAGCAAAGCGCTGAAGGGCGGCTGGCAGGAGCAGTGGCGCTATGCGATGCACGGTTCGCTGTCTGATATGTGGCGCCAGCCGCTGGCGACGCTGCTGACGGTGATGGTTATCGCTATCTCTCTGACGCTGCCGAGCGTCTGCTACATGGTCTGGAAGAACGTCAGCCAGGCCGCAGAGCAGTGGTACCCGGCCCCGCAGCTGACGGTTTACCTCAGCAAAACGCTGGATGACGACGCCGCCGAAAGCGTGGTCGCGCAGCTGAAGAAAGAAGAGGGCGTGGAAAAAGTTAACTATCTGTCGCGTGAAGAGGCGCAGGGCGAGTTCCGTAACTGGTCCGGCTTTGGCGGCGCGATGGATATGCTGGAGCAGAACCCGCTGCCGGCGGTGGCGATTATCACACCGAAGCTCAATTTCCAGAATTCCGACACCATGAACAGCCTGCGCGACCGCGTGTCGAAAGTGCAGGGCATTGATGAAGTGAAGATGGATGACAGCTGGTTTGCCCGCCTTGCGGCGCTGACCGGGCTGGTAGGCCAGGTGGCAGCGATGATTGGCGTCCTGATGATTATCGCGGTGTTCCTGGTGATCGGTAACAGCGTGCGCCTGAGCATCTTTGCGCGGCGCGACACTATCAACGTGCAGAAGCTGATCGGCGCCACCGACGGCTTTATCCTGCGGCCGTTCCTGTACGGCGGCGCGATGCTCGGCTTTGCCGGTGCGCTGCTGTCGCTGGTGCTGTCGCAGGTGCTGGTGCTGCGTCTTGAATCGGTGGTGACGCAGGTGGCTTCGGTGTTTGGCACCACCTTCGCGCTGCATGGCCTGGCGTGGGATGAGAGCCTGCTGCTGCTGTTGATTGCCGCGATGATTGGCTGGATAGCCGCGTGGCTGGCCACGGTGCAACATTTACGTCGATTTACGCCGCAGTAA
- a CDS encoding AzlC family ABC transporter permease, which translates to MRSNSGFFRGVVNMLPLCLSVVPWGVLAGSMAVQSGLTMPQSIAMSAVVFAGAAQLVTLGLLLSGASIPTIILSVFFITSQHFLYGLTLRETVSFFLKRYRLPIGFLLTDELFALSCAEKQQVALTPGYLIGAGLTFYLCWNLFSLLGIFMASSVPDLQRYHLDFSIVATFITIVVPMIKNLSVLCGVLVSLLLSMILSVFQIEGAIVIAGLSGMLCSVIYARLTRGEA; encoded by the coding sequence ATGCGGAGCAACAGCGGATTCTTTCGTGGCGTGGTTAACATGCTGCCACTTTGCCTTTCCGTGGTCCCATGGGGAGTCCTGGCGGGATCGATGGCGGTGCAGTCAGGGCTGACAATGCCGCAAAGTATTGCTATGTCAGCGGTTGTTTTTGCTGGCGCGGCACAGCTCGTCACACTGGGGCTACTGCTTTCCGGGGCGAGCATTCCTACCATTATCCTCTCCGTATTTTTTATCACCTCACAGCATTTTCTTTACGGTCTGACGTTACGAGAAACGGTGTCATTTTTTCTGAAACGTTATCGATTACCGATAGGTTTCTTATTAACTGACGAGCTGTTCGCGTTGAGCTGCGCTGAAAAACAGCAGGTGGCGTTAACGCCGGGCTATCTGATCGGTGCTGGGCTGACCTTTTACCTCTGCTGGAATCTTTTTAGCCTGCTGGGCATTTTCATGGCTTCGTCTGTTCCTGATTTACAGCGTTATCACCTCGACTTCTCCATCGTGGCCACTTTTATTACCATTGTCGTGCCGATGATTAAAAATCTCAGCGTGTTATGCGGGGTGCTGGTTTCCCTGCTGTTATCGATGATACTTAGCGTGTTTCAGATTGAAGGGGCAATTGTCATTGCCGGGCTGAGCGGCATGTTGTGCTCAGTAATATATGCCCGCCTGACGAGAGGAGAAGCATGA
- the rsmD gene encoding 16S rRNA (guanine(966)-N(2))-methyltransferase: MTKKPRSGAAGQIRIIGGLWRGRKLPVPDSEGLRPTTDRVRETLFNWLAADIQQAKCLDCFAGSGALGLEALSRHAGSATLLELERPVAQQLEKNLATLGAKNARVVNTNTLQFLAQKGEPHQLVFIDPPFRKGLLEQTSTLLESNGWLSDDALVYVESEVEHGLPPVPVNWQLHREKIAGQVAYRLYIRHAHDKETSNVD; encoded by the coding sequence ATGACAAAGAAACCCCGCAGCGGCGCAGCCGGGCAAATACGTATCATTGGCGGCCTTTGGCGCGGCCGTAAGCTGCCGGTCCCGGACAGCGAAGGGCTGCGCCCGACCACCGACCGCGTGCGCGAAACCCTGTTTAACTGGCTGGCGGCCGATATTCAGCAGGCCAAGTGCCTCGACTGCTTCGCCGGAAGCGGTGCTCTCGGGCTGGAAGCGCTGTCGCGTCATGCGGGCAGCGCCACCCTGCTGGAGCTGGAGCGCCCGGTGGCGCAGCAGCTGGAAAAAAATCTCGCCACGCTGGGGGCAAAGAACGCGCGCGTCGTGAACACTAACACGTTGCAGTTCCTTGCCCAGAAAGGGGAGCCACATCAGCTGGTGTTTATCGACCCGCCGTTTCGCAAGGGATTACTGGAGCAGACCAGCACGCTGCTGGAAAGCAACGGCTGGCTGAGCGATGATGCGCTGGTGTATGTTGAGAGCGAAGTGGAACACGGCCTGCCGCCAGTGCCGGTAAACTGGCAGCTGCACCGGGAAAAAATTGCCGGGCAGGTGGCTTACCGCCTGTATATTCGCCACGCTCATGATAAGGAAACGTCAAATGTTGATTAA
- a CDS encoding DUF1145 family protein, which yields MLINAGRVLMLFVWAFLLLNLVHPFPKPLTYFVNVALFFMVIMHGLQLVLMRSTQPPGAEKLSGVTQAKVFFFGVFELLAWQKKNYPKQ from the coding sequence ATGTTGATTAATGCTGGCCGCGTACTGATGCTGTTCGTCTGGGCATTTTTACTGCTCAACCTGGTTCACCCTTTTCCCAAACCGCTGACGTACTTCGTCAACGTCGCGCTGTTTTTCATGGTGATCATGCACGGGCTACAGCTGGTGCTGATGCGCTCAACCCAGCCACCCGGCGCGGAAAAGCTCAGCGGCGTAACCCAGGCCAAAGTGTTTTTCTTTGGCGTGTTCGAACTGCTGGCGTGGCAAAAGAAGAATTATCCGAAGCAGTAA
- a CDS encoding AraC family transcriptional regulator: MVEEKEPKEQATMHHLDEFDGLDMLEARYYRRRFPRHVHETFCIGVIEEGAQRFWRGGGEHVAPTGDIILVNADEVHTGCAEVENGWAYRAIYPHPELLRQITGDLRHEQGIIPWFPDAVVHDPGLSAQLQLVFNMLPVAGNSLLKESLLLTAVCWLIMRYSRTPTSPGQLPCAKSMILQVKDLMTACPEQNWSLKQLSDLVQLSPWHFLRQFKQVVGMPPHGWLIQARLRKARELLVKGETIPAVAARCGFSDQSHFTRHFKNSMGVTPGEFIRSLRFPG, from the coding sequence ATGGTGGAGGAGAAAGAGCCAAAAGAGCAGGCCACAATGCATCATCTGGATGAATTTGATGGTCTCGATATGCTTGAAGCCAGGTACTATCGTCGGCGCTTTCCGCGACACGTACATGAAACGTTCTGTATCGGCGTGATCGAAGAAGGCGCCCAACGCTTCTGGCGTGGGGGAGGGGAGCACGTTGCACCCACAGGCGATATCATTCTGGTCAATGCCGATGAAGTGCATACGGGATGTGCTGAAGTCGAGAATGGCTGGGCATATCGGGCAATATATCCTCACCCCGAACTGCTGCGCCAGATCACTGGCGATCTGAGGCATGAGCAAGGGATCATTCCGTGGTTTCCTGATGCGGTAGTGCACGATCCCGGGTTGTCCGCCCAGCTACAACTCGTCTTTAATATGTTGCCTGTTGCGGGCAATAGTCTGCTGAAAGAGTCATTACTACTCACGGCCGTCTGCTGGCTGATCATGCGCTACAGCCGTACGCCCACGTCTCCAGGTCAGTTACCCTGCGCAAAATCGATGATCCTTCAGGTCAAGGACCTGATGACTGCCTGCCCGGAGCAAAACTGGTCGTTGAAACAGCTTTCAGATCTTGTGCAGCTTAGTCCCTGGCATTTTCTGCGCCAGTTTAAGCAGGTTGTGGGAATGCCTCCGCATGGCTGGTTAATCCAGGCCAGACTTCGAAAAGCGCGTGAGCTGTTGGTTAAGGGTGAGACGATCCCCGCTGTTGCGGCACGCTGTGGTTTCTCCGATCAGAGCCATTTCACCCGTCATTTCAAAAATTCGATGGGCGTCACTCCCGGAGAGTTTATCCGCTCATTACGCTTTCCTGGCTAG
- a CDS encoding fatty acid desaturase has product MTSLAWFGSLSLLVKSVIYMTGILFAASGARYIVATIIHHGVHGHLFNSQRANRILCEILSTILIVQPYDSYRQFHVYEHHGAAFSTFEDRDLAAIYQLGFKPGIKVRQQYINLLLTLLSPKFYLTFLYGRLKSNLVNLPIWRRAMSLCWWGVLIWLALTYGYGFFLLNIVIPYVLVYQIASLLHLLTEHTWCLRQQGESVRDSHIKNCLGRFCGSACPPDFSLRFTADWIRWTFTHLFFHLPCRMLIVQGSLVCHDWHHRFGSVRQWYDYARLREKHQLKLAAEDRNDYIDIWGTQHALHYVFIKLSEMGSVKTVNLAYRLN; this is encoded by the coding sequence ATGACGTCACTGGCCTGGTTTGGCAGCCTGTCGCTGCTTGTGAAGAGCGTCATCTACATGACGGGCATCTTATTTGCAGCTTCGGGTGCCAGATATATTGTGGCAACGATTATCCACCATGGGGTGCATGGGCATCTGTTTAACAGCCAGCGGGCCAACAGGATCCTGTGTGAAATATTATCAACGATTTTGATCGTTCAGCCTTATGATTCCTATCGTCAGTTTCATGTTTATGAGCATCATGGGGCGGCATTCTCAACGTTTGAGGACCGCGACTTAGCGGCAATTTATCAGTTGGGTTTCAAACCGGGTATAAAAGTCAGGCAGCAATATATCAATCTGTTGTTGACTTTGCTGAGCCCGAAATTTTATCTGACGTTTCTTTATGGTCGGCTGAAATCCAACCTGGTAAATTTGCCGATCTGGCGACGAGCAATGTCCCTTTGCTGGTGGGGAGTGCTAATCTGGCTGGCGTTAACTTATGGGTACGGGTTCTTCTTGTTGAATATTGTTATTCCCTACGTGTTGGTTTATCAAATTGCTTCTCTGCTGCATCTTTTAACTGAACATACCTGGTGTTTACGTCAACAGGGCGAAAGCGTGCGCGACAGTCATATTAAAAATTGTCTGGGCAGATTTTGCGGGAGTGCCTGTCCGCCAGATTTTTCCTTACGCTTTACCGCAGACTGGATACGTTGGACATTCACCCATCTGTTTTTCCATTTGCCGTGCCGGATGCTTATCGTTCAGGGCTCTCTGGTATGCCACGACTGGCATCATCGTTTTGGCAGCGTGCGGCAATGGTATGACTATGCCCGGCTACGGGAAAAACATCAGCTGAAGTTAGCAGCAGAAGATCGTAATGACTACATCGATATTTGGGGTACTCAGCACGCGTTGCATTACGTTTTTATTAAATTGAGCGAGATGGGTTCAGTTAAAACCGTAAATCTGGCGTACCGGCTTAATTAA
- the rpoH gene encoding RNA polymerase sigma factor RpoH — MTKDMQTLAIAPLGNLDSYIRAANAWPMLTAEEEKALAERLHYQGDLEAAKTLILSHLRFVVHVARNYSGYGLPQADLIQEGNIGLMKAVRRFNPEVGVRLVSFAVHWIKAEIHEYVLRNWRIVKVATTKAQRKLFFNLRKTKQRLGWFNQDEVEMVARELGVSSKDVREMESRMAAQDMTFDPTPDDEGEGRSMAPMLYLQDKSSDFANGIEEDNWEDHAADKLSDAMQGLDERSQHIIRARWLDDDNKTTLQELADQYGVSAERVRQLEKNAMKKLRLAIEA; from the coding sequence ATGACCAAAGATATGCAAACTTTAGCTATTGCTCCTTTAGGCAACCTGGATTCTTACATCCGGGCGGCTAATGCCTGGCCTATGCTGACGGCAGAAGAGGAAAAAGCGTTGGCTGAACGGCTGCATTACCAGGGCGATCTGGAAGCAGCAAAAACGCTGATCCTGTCTCACCTGCGCTTTGTTGTTCATGTCGCTCGTAACTATTCCGGTTACGGACTGCCGCAGGCAGACCTTATTCAGGAAGGTAACATCGGCCTGATGAAAGCCGTGCGCCGTTTCAACCCGGAAGTGGGTGTGCGCCTGGTGTCATTCGCCGTTCACTGGATCAAAGCCGAAATTCACGAGTACGTGCTGCGTAACTGGCGCATCGTGAAAGTCGCCACCACCAAAGCACAGCGTAAGCTGTTCTTTAACCTGCGTAAAACCAAGCAGCGTTTAGGCTGGTTTAACCAGGACGAAGTGGAAATGGTGGCGCGTGAGCTGGGCGTCAGCAGTAAAGACGTGCGTGAAATGGAGTCGCGTATGGCGGCCCAGGACATGACCTTTGACCCAACGCCGGATGACGAAGGCGAAGGCCGCTCCATGGCGCCAATGCTTTATCTGCAGGATAAATCTTCTGACTTTGCTAACGGCATTGAAGAGGATAACTGGGAAGATCACGCCGCCGATAAGCTGAGCGATGCGATGCAGGGGCTGGATGAACGTAGCCAGCACATCATCCGCGCCCGCTGGCTGGACGATGATAACAAAACCACGCTGCAGGAGCTGGCTGACCAGTATGGCGTTTCCGCCGAGCGCGTGCGCCAGCTGGAAAAGAACGCGATGAAGAAATTGCGTCTGGCTATCGAAGCGTAA